Within the Dermacentor silvarum isolate Dsil-2018 chromosome 8, BIME_Dsil_1.4, whole genome shotgun sequence genome, the region GCCCATTTCTAAAGACTTAAGGGAAATGTCGTGTTTAATTTTATTGACTATGGAGTTTCGATCGTATATAGTTGTGCGTGATGAACCGAGCTGCACGGTTTTGCGCTGCTTCAATAGCGGAGATTAGACCTTCCTGATATGGCAACCAAATGGACGAGGCATAATCGACCTGCGGGCGAACGAAAGACAAGTAAGCAAGTTTTTGGACGTCGGATGGGCCGCTCCCTAAGATGCAGCGAAGAAATCCTTGCGTAGCTTTCGCGGTTATCTGTTCAATATGGGTGGACCATGATAGGTCGGAATCAAGGTGAACGCCAAGATAAGAATACGCGGACGCACGAGGAACTGGAGCGGTACTTATGGCGTAGGAGAAATCAGAGGTTAGTTTCTTGCGGGTTATTTGGTAATAGATTTACATTTGGAAGTGTTTTCCATCTAACACAACActgatgagcaagatcaagatcATGTTGCTCGCAGGACTTAATGTTTCCCTTCCgtggagggggagagggggggggggggggggctcgtcgGGCGACGAACAGTATGGCCCGCTCAACCTATATAGATATATTGATATCTGTATATACCGTAAGAAGCCAGCAAGCAATGACGCCAAGGACAACATTactttcccctatgttgtccttggtgtcattatttgtGTCATGGTTTGCTGGcatcttatgatatgaataataaaaatcaggcccctcgaTTTCCTCTCTTCttgttgaatatatatatatagacacatcAACCGATCATTCGCGAATAAATCATTGTTTGCAAAATTGGGTAACTTGAATTGCCCCGCAAAAGGCACTACTGGTAAGAAAATTACTTCAGCGCTTGTGGAATGGCTGCCGCAGTGCTGCAGTTGACCTGCtgagaggtggggggggggggggggggggggccgagTCCTTCCGTAAAAACTCATGAAAGCACGAACCCCCCtccctatccccccccccccccctgcatcaCTTTACGCACTGCGTTGCCCAGAACGTCGTCTTAGCCCCAAGAAACTTGACAACATAGCTTCCGAGGCTTTGACGCAACTCATTCAAGCGAATGCCATGTCTATGTAGTACACATTCATTTAAATACAGAGTGACTTGGTATATGAAAGCTACTGCGCTGAAATGTTAACAATTCATGCGAAATAGGGGCAAACAGTCGGCACGGCCACGCAGCGGCCAAGTTCAGAGATAGTCGGTGCATTGAGCACTCCATTGAATCATGTTGAGCATTATCATTTATCTTATGGCCTGAACTGTCCACGTAGACGCACTGTTTACATGTCGGCATGACAGTCGTGTAGGTCTGCATGCAAAATTTCACTGAAGGAACGCTCGAGAAACAACACAAAGCATGCAAGAAGGTGGCAAGGCTTCAGGCCACCGGAACAGCGGCCAAAAACCAGCGCCGCCTTGTAGTGCAAGGTCGTCAGCATTACGCAAGTTGAAGTCATTCAAACAGCTCACTTCGCTAGAAAGCCACGACGCAATGGCTCGGCAGAAAATGCGCTCAAGTGCGACTCGCGCTGCAGCAAAGACGAACCAGAGGTTCAGAGTCGGAAGAACTGCAGAGTGCGGCAGTAAACTCTTCTCCTTGTTTCTGTGCACACTTTTTCTCTgtttcttgatgatgatgatgactgtgcaCAGCAAGTGATGCAGTATCTTCATTTTCGTCTTTCATCTTTGCAGCATACTCCCCACTGCCGCTTTGTCGTTTATGCCAACCTTACCCCCGACAGTGCAATCGTGCAATATTTTTGGTACAACCAGCAATTCAACTCCGAGCAATATCCAAGGGCCCGGAGGCATCAAACGAGAAACCGAGAAAGAACAACACACAAAAAACGGTTAATTTATCTAGGCTTCAAAAGGGATGCAAGAAGCCTTGCAGCGTTTGCCGGACAAGAAATGCGTTCTACGTGACAGCAGCACGACAAAACATTCTCGGAACGAAGATGGCTTCGGATAAGCACTAATTCAAACATCGGGCTGGGCATCACGTGACTCGCTGTCTGGTTCTTTGGATGCACGGTCCGGGCGCGAGCTGCGCGTTCTGCTCGCGATAAAATCGTTCCACGTCTCATCGGAATCTGGCTGCCAGAACCAGCGCTCCCGGAGCTTTGCCATCAGTGTCTGTCCAGCTTCCAGATATGTCAACTGCTCCAAAAAATCACAGCAGGAGGAAGTTGAAGTCCAAGCGGTCGTTCGGCTCGGCAAGCAGTTGTCCCAGTAACTTGCCGTCCAACATGAAGCCAAGCCTACCAGAACTCTTCGCCCTTCATGCGTTGGAGCAGAAACCTAACGAAGGCGAGCGCCGGTGTGATGTTGCCAGAAACGCGAGAGAAGCAGCTACTTCCAAGCCATATTTGAAAGGTGAGCTTTTGACGACTCCAAGAACGACGTCATCATCGGACAGTAGCGAGCCTAATTCTGACAGGAAGCAGTACGAAGTAAGCGCATTCGAGGTTGTCGAAAATCCAACAAGTTTCATTAGAGAGGAACAAGTCATCGTACGCGAAAAACCACAGCCGAAGGCTCTCACCGGGTCAAATGTGGTGGCCATCGTGAAGCAGCTGCGAGAATTCCTGCAGGAGAACGACCGGTCCCAGGAGGATGACCTGCTGAAAGCGCTGAGCCCTTCGAAGGCCCAGCAAATCGTCGCCTTCCTGGACCGGCACCCAGGATTTCGAGTCCTTCACGAGCACTTGTACTCGCTCATCTACTACCAGCACTCCGATGACCAAGATGATGACTGCAACTGCTCATCCCTGGTCCACGATGAAGCTAGTACCGGGCCTTGCTTGGCGTCTACCAACGGCAGTGGACGCCAGTACGTGGGGGCTCGTTACAACGAATCTCAGTCCGCGCGTGCTAGCTTGCCGAGGAGCAATTACGGTGCCGCCGTGTATGGCGACGACAAAGCAGAAAAAGCGCCGAATCAAGAACGGCTGGACCCAGGTGCCCTCACTTCCTCGATGCGAGTCACCAGCCCTACAGGCGGTGCAGGACACTTGCGATGCCGAGGCCCATACCCATGGATGGGACCCTGCCCCGTTCACTGAATTGCAGCCGCAGCTGGATAAGTGTGACGCAGAAATTGCGGAGCTCAAGGAGAGGGCTGAGAACTCTCCAAGGGAGCCATGTGAGCGACACGCAGCAGCTTTGCGTCAAGATGGACAAGCTTCGCAAGGGAACACCACAAGCACCACCACAGAATGCGGCGGAGGTAACGAAGAACCACCCCGCCATGAACGAGCGGAGGCCCACTGGCACGAATGGGGCGCACGCCCAAGTCATCCTGCAGCCTCCATGGGCACCACTGCGTCAGAGGTCTCCACCCCCTCGTCCCAAGCCCCAGGTGAAGCAGCACACGCTTCCAATTGACGCAAGACCCTGTCCAGTGCCCCCTTCAGTGACCCGACCAGTGTACCTACCAGTGCCCCAACCAGTGCCCCAACCAGTGCCCCGACCAGTGCCCCGACCAGTGCCCCGACCGGTGCCCCGACCGGTGCCCCGACCAGTGCCCCAACCAGTGCCCCAACCAGTGCCCCAACCAGTGCCCCAACCAGTGCCCCAACCAGTGCCCCAACCAGTGCCCCAACCAATGCCCCAACCAGTGCCCCGAACCAGTGCCCCGACCAGTGCCCCGACCAGTGCCCCGACCAGTGCCCCGACCAGTGCCCCAACCAGTGCCCCAACCAGTGCCCCAACCAGTGCCCCAACCAGTGCCCCGACCAGTGCCCCGACCAGTTCCCCGACCAGTTCCCCGACCAGTGCCCCGACCAGTGCCCCGACCAGTGCCCCCAGTCGACAAGTTCAGCTAGTCGGCCAAGCGGCCGCCGATGTAAAGGTTTAATGAATTTCCCGGCCGTATGAAGCAGGTTCCTGGTACACGCCTGGATATCCAGTCCATGTGGTCCAGCCTCGGAGGCTCTTCTACGGCGAGCAAGGTGGAGCGCCAGATCTCCAAAATAGTGTAGATGGTAAAGCAGCAGCAACCCAACTGCAAGGACCCCGAAATCCGAAGGCGTGTGGACCATTTGCGCCGGCACAGGACGGCTTCACCTAAATTTCCTCAAACGCCATCGCGGTCTGATGATCGGCCACCTGAAAGCCGAACCCCCAAAAAAGCACTGAAAGAATTTGGAGACGGCGCGCCCAGAACAGCAACTATACTTGGGTTCACTGCAAGCCAGcgacgtctttctttcttttgaaatACTTGTTTAATTGTGCGCTTTCGCGATATAAAAATAGCGTTATTTGTTCATTTCGGctagttttagtttttttttttctctgcatttCTGCAGTAAACTTGCAGAAATGCAACAACTGAAGGTGCGAAATTGAAGCCGGGTCGTAGTGAAGTGATGATTGCGTATCATAAATCTTTAGGTTGGCATCACTTTCGTGATGTGTGGCGTTGAAGTGCgctacgaaatacattggcgttccagctaacaGCGTCCCAAATACTTGCGCTACGCAGTTCCCGATGATCTTTACTGTAACAACCGTGCTTTTTCTAGCATATTTCAGGGACACATATCTGTGTTGGGATATCTGTTAAGGGGACATGAGTTCACTGCTGCTTGGCTCCAACATGTGCCCTATAAGGTAAATAAATAGGCAGGTGATTAGTGAATGTTTTTTATTTACCCACGCGGGCATTGCGATTTTTCGCGCAAGTAACATTCGCTTCTTCAAGCAATCCACTTGAGCAGCCAAGTTGCGCTAAATTGTCCAGTCGACtagaaaaaaattcgtcggctcctccactccgtgaagatggttagcCAGCGATCCTGAtgcgtgcggccccagtgttttatcactgggttaattccgggggttcattaaagtatttctcaattatgaggttgcgCACACGTTGGGCTGCGACGGAGacaatgacggtatgcccgcattccgccgttgtcgcttgcgttcgatgtctagaGTTTGCTCAGCAGCGTGGTTAGTAGCATTCGCCCACCATAGCCGCCTACGATTAATGTCCgatacgtaagacaatgaatagctcgTACCCTCGCAAACGTGACATCCCCATTaagacgacagaagtgaaattctacgctggaatgagtagcggcaacgcagccagctgtggtagaagacgacgaacgcgcgagccatggcacgagcgcgtgtcgagcACGTAGTcgttttcctcttcagcgcagcgacattgtggcggctgttccgtatcgaTATAATCGTACGTAGAGAACGAGCGCCACCGGAGGGGCTTCAACGAGCCATCTGCGAAATAAGcagagcacggccgctggattaaaaaaaaaaacttttttttttatccagcggccgtgagcagacgctcgagccaatgctgatgatagttttctgcacacaggcgatttcgcctagccacatAAAGCTTTAAAAGAAACTCGCCATCCCGTCCCTGCGGAAGTGGatatccagcgaagctgtttaaaacCACCATTACAACTGCTGCGGGGGGTATGCAATggtttatggctttagagtaatggtagtagtgcTATTTTAGAGTAAGGGTAGGTATGGGTGTAATGGTAATTTTGATAGCATGCTGCtgtgtatgttgtatgcgtgattccaaaaaatgtatgcactgttcgtttcactttgctcagtgcttgtagcctctgccttacggggcctatgagccattgcattttttgcttgtaTGCAGGGGTATAAGTgcttgcgggggtatgagccattgatgacgGCGATTTTCGACATGCTGTTCTgcatattaccctgcttatctttcagtgcatacatcttgccttgtcctatgccaagttttcttcttactgatttcatgctgcgtccatattttacggctttctcaatctttcccacgttatgatTTCGAAtaccccttactttcttcttgttgatcagttttgacagttcagcgaatactatctgatttcttgagttggacactttcacattttgtcgtttctttattggATCTTTTGtgtcttgggagagcttacctactggttgccttggtgccttacctcccacttcaattgttgcTTCTTAGATCAGCCTAtacttacggtttcattcattacctccatgttgtcttcatcttcctcttctaaaggtgcatatttgttgcgagcgccagcctgaattggtcttcTTTTACCCTTAccgcgtctaggttggcctgtttcttcttacttggtagtgcatagcctagcccacATGCGTGgggaataccttgcgatagccaatcgatagccaatccgtagctaatcgataatccacaaataatcaataaattcgggaaattctgggatcacttggtagtgcttagcctagcccaaacacgtggccagtagcttgcgatagccaatcgatagccaattaacAGCTAATCAATAagcgatcaataatcaataaattccggagaaagctggggatgacttggtagtgctaagccTAGCCCAACTTCGTGGCCAATAccatgcgatagccaatcgatagccaatgaatcaATCATCGCTGCTAAATCAATAATTGCTGCTAAATCAataaattgcggaaaatgctgggaatgacttggtagtgcttgcttagctcaaaagccaggactagctaggtgcccatcagctccgctgtctttttagcattgtgcctccagtgcaagctacgcaaattttaggggcgaagcacctgatgatgatgatgatgatgatggtggtggtgatgatgatgatgatgatggtgatgatgatgtacctctgtcatcgctcgcacccactaagggggataggccaagaatagggtggcagtgggaatgctaaagaaaattcatatttgaaaacaagaaacgccaagTAAGAGACAAAAAAGGCAGATGTCGCAATTACTGGATTACcgtgcgagcgagcagtcagactaactgaaaaagTGAAAGTGAAAAGCTGTTACAACCAGGGGGAGGTAATATTACCAAAACAATTTGGAAAAATCAATTtaggttaaggaccgcacaaagagcgatggaacgaaaaatcttaggtgtaacgttaagagataggaagagagcggtgtggatcagagaacaaacgggggtagacgatattctagttgacattaagcggaagaaatggagctgggcaggccatgtaatgcgtaggatggataaccggtggaccattagggttacagaatggattcctagagaagggaagcgcagtcgaggacggcagaaagtcaggtgggatgatgaggttaggaaattcgcaggcgcaagttggaatacgctagcgcaagacaggggtaattggagatcgcagggagaggccttcgtcctgcagtggacataaatataggctgatgatgatgatgtgtagaatacaaattagggccgagccttgtcccccctcgtcgtcgtcgtcgtcgtcgtccgtagctctggtttgacTTGAGtccactaggggcgctgcggtgcacaagggcgttcgttcccgacgctctctctctctttctctcttcagccatttatgataacggtcgcttctgataacggcgcgcccgctatggacgAAAAGGCGAGAATGGCGGCTAACTGCAAGCGAAGTCGagagctcgcaaagctgctgcagcacggcgacgccggcatgcgaacccggagctgagggctcgcaaagctgcagcagtacggcaacaccggcaagcggacccggatctgagggctcgcgaagctcgcgcttgaaccgaacatcggcaCCACCAACCTTaggtagagaacgcttctggcgttttgccgccgcttcccgcactctccccgcctctgggtccgcttgccggcatagggggggattcacggttacccgaatgatcccccggtgcttcgcccactcatcatcattcacttcgtgaatatgcggtgtttttttcttctcacactttcgccataccctccttctccgctttacGCCTCAtagttccgctgcaccctcctcctccgctttcctgctCGCGTATTTCATCATCCGCTGCTCtccgcgttcgctcggttacgccgatgACGACGCTCAGCTAAGGAAcaggtgcctaagagctgcgctcttacatggagctaggcaggcgatgtaatgcgtagggtaggtaaccggtggaccattagagttacagaatgaatgcgAAGGGAAGAGGagcgcagtcgagtacggcagaaaactaggtggggtgataaaattaggaaattttcagtCACAAactggaatccgctagcgcaagacagggataattggagatcgcagggagaggccttcgtcctgcagtggacatgaaatataggctgatgatgatgatgaggaggagtaggaggaggaggaaggggaaagtctttcctgccgagataaaagtgctgcgtaatttcgttagaTGTGGTTGGTGGATCTCTGTTCACCACTGTGGGCaagtttatttccttcctccatgactgtACCCATCATTCCCACTCTGTCCGTAACACCAAGCATGCAGCTCCTGCAGTCTAGTAATTTTCGCAGGAAACCTAATAACGGCTGGCGCCACATCTCTCTTTCAGGTGCCGGAGCCCGATTACCGGCAGCTGCTGGTCGAGGCTCTGATGATGATCAGCCTGGCAGTGGAGAATGACACGGTGGCCAACTTCAAGATGCCCATCGACGTCGAGTCTATCGTGCAGCACGCCAACGGGCTGTTCCTAGACGACCAACGCTCCTGCCAGGGGAACGCCACGCTCTGCTGCACGTCTCCGCGTGGCGATATGGCGTGCCAGAGTTCAGTGGGCATCTACGAGCACTTCTACGACTCGGCGCCCAGCGGCACCTACGGCACCATGACGTACCTGATGCGCGCGGTCGCCTACACGCTTCCCGATGTCAACATCTCCCTGGACTGCATGCCCTCGTGACTCCGCCTCTGTATCGGCGGTTCCCTAGATCCCCACGAATGTTGCCTTTCGCATTCGCGCCTTTTCTTCTGACTTCACAAATTCGACCCAAAGCGAAAGCGCCGCAGCGTGCAGATGTGTGCGATGTCCTCCACTGGAAGTACCAAGGACCACATCCTCGCTCACACGAGGACAGCATGACCAGGTTTCATTTCAAATGAAAACCTGAAAGAGTAATGCGAATAGGGCGACCGCGTGGCTGTCTTTAGGTTACCCCTTTTTTTCCCGTTTAACGTGTGTGCTTTGTGTAAGTTGTTTGCTGTGTCCCTGTTGTTAGCGATGGCGTAATAATCAGTTATTTCTATTTAACAGTGCATTGGCCCGTTCATATTATCCCCCGCTACGAGTTGATGCCTCGTTCACTCATTGAACTACAGCCTGTTCCTCTGTAGCGGTGTTCTCTGACACCTGCCGCAcaggcgtagtggctttggcattgcctTCCCGACGGCgctgggatcgaatcccggccgcggtggccgcatttagatggcggcgaaatgcaaacagttcccatgtaccgtgcattggatgcacgatAAAGAAGCCCCAGgtgaccaaaattaatccggagttccccactacgacgtgcctcttaatcatatcatggttttggcgcgtaaatctccagaatttattttaatttattgtcTAACAGTTTCTGGGACCTACCGGATATTTTGAGACGATCCAGGCGTTAACATCACACTGTTCACGACGGCGACGTTGACGATCGTGCACGAGCGGCTGGTCCTATAGTAAGACCATCAGATGAGCTCATGCATGAAGAGGCCAGTAATTCAAATTTATTTAGAATATAGCCCTTAAAAGTCTGGCCCCAGACTGTAGCCTAGCTTTCTATACTGCAACATGCTTGCACTCaacttaaaaggaagctttagctccggcCCAAACTCCGGTTCCGCCCATTgaagtacatgtaaaacgcagaagatgtagatgtagagccttggtggtagtggcacatacccactctgggggtatgtgccatctgtgtgaggagggaacacttccggcgaaaGAAAAAATTtcacgtcatatccgttaaaaacagaagtgacgccattttgttctcataggcgcgaaatttgttttcggaggcctgcgattagagctgtatattcaattgccctgccattcgacgtgatgggcgtttcgagctttcatcGCGGAAACAGATGGAGGAAAacttcagccatacgggtgtcgaaaccgcacctttgcgcagaacatactttgtttggaggccgacgaacgctttgggcgcaGAGGGCTCCTCCTTTCgacggacgccaagcccgtcggccagcgctgtcccaagaaaacaactaaagtgaagaattatctggcggtcgcaactcactacgtttgactgaacaggttaagaaaccatgaaactacacgcgtcaccaaattcagacaaacgccgacaagcaaagcaacacaacatgtgaggggggcgtattgtaacaggtgaaagttacgagtgcccctttccgcccacttcaagagctgcattgcattgcaagtgacagcggcgtcaacgcccgccgctattggtaggcgctcttgcggtgggcgctgaaaaaaggtatttattgataatgatcaagtaaaatagagttgttcttttctcgtcGTGCGTATATATAATTGATtatgaattttattttcgttgaatgaatctaactgtgtatcgctttgATTAAAAACgctatttttttctttcgcaatgtttgttccctccaaacatagtcgcgcttcaatcgctgctcctaTAACCACCCTTGCTAATGTCgatgacaattcgttctgaacctaTTTTCGCCCtgagcttcgcgaccatttgggtCGACCTTCGATCACCTCTCGACTTATTTTAATCTAACTTGTTGCATTCGAGACAAAGTAAAATCCTAGCGTCTGTTGGCAGCGAAATTTTTATTTAGGGCCTTACTTTCTATACAAAAATCGCCGAAAATTGACAAGCTTGAAAAAAACTCAAatacgaagtttacaaatccgtaactctgcgACAAAAACATatatcgcattcatgtaaacttCATCTCTTCGAACATTCAAGGCAGAAaatttcgatatattaatttttaTCTTACGTGAATTAACGCTGTTATAATGTTTACGACGGGTTTTCAAAAGCCCTACTCGCATATTAGTGGTGCAtatgagagccatgtataatagaTCAATTGTGCTCGCTTTAGATTTAATATTAGACACATTTTGAAGAATTGCcatatcatttttcattgttCAGTTGGAGTTGTAAACTTGctagccactttttttttcatttgaaattttcaacaatttttattaaaGCAACAACGTAATCCAAAAATACGCTTCTTATTACAGTCATTAGAGTGTAGCTATTTCTATCAAATTCGACAAATTGCATGAAATTTGGTGCAGTGTTTGCTGAGTTCTCTCCCATGTATTTATATAGGAGCCCTCGATCAAGGGCTCCGCCTGATAGCCTGATAGCCACGAGGTGTGCCAGATATCCCCTGTCAGTACTGATGCCCCACGGTGCAGCGCAAACATTCTTTTATATGCGTCTTGCAACATGCATACACCACCTCAGATTCATGAACAAAAAGttaaattctgaggtttcacatgcccaaaaccatgatctgattatgacgcacgcagTAGTGGGTGACCCCAGATCAATTTTGACCATCTTGGGCTCTTTCACAAGCAGCTAAGTAAAAGTACAGTCACCCGCAAAGGTTCACGAGTCGCGGTATTTTTAAAAAAAGAGCCACATTTAGGTGACGCCTGTGCACGTATCGACTCTAATGAAAAACTGCGATACGTAGTAGTTTTTGCAAACTTTTGCGGGTGAATGTACACGACCATTGTCGCATTTCTTTCACATAAGTTCTCACTAATTTATTTAGTGAAATATTTTGAGGGCGAATTTTGTGAAACTATCCGCAAACGCACGGTATGTCCTTTTTCTTTAACGCGATTGTATGCCAACGCATTATATGCATGTATACACATATATAAATATGtatcatgaccatataaagccaacggACAATGAAGCGAGGGAAAGCATTGGGGAAATTATCTGTGGTTGAATTTGAAATGTTGAAAATaatgggaaaaaaaggaaagttgtaagtggacgaaaagatagcttgccgccggtgggagacgaacccacaacctccatattacgcgtgcgttgcactaccaattgtgctacggcgacggctgccAATCcttccactaacttgggtatttatgtttgctAGATGTAGCACTGGAAGTGTTACCCAGCTCCACTCAGAGCCATGGTGGAcgaatgtggaacatccttcttttttacccTACAGCGTCGCGTAACACTTGAAGTTATAGGAGAGCAGGTACGGGGCTAAGAAAACCTCGTATGCTACCTactgacatcaaggctgccagattcgagaccctcgctataaatgaaaaagaagggaaaccgaggagCTCAGTTCGAGCCCTATCGTACACCTTTTTCTcttgttcattatatatatatatatatatatatatatatatatatatttgttgcaATTATAGCAGCCAGACCATTGATCACCAGAAAGTCAAGCAATACGCAGTCATCATTAAATAGtcaaaaatacaaactaaaaGAAATCAGCGGCAATCATTCTCGCTTTTTCGGAAACATATGCTGCTGCAGCATTTCCCATAAGGCCACTGGATCGGGTAGTGAAACGATTTTACTTGGAAGGCTATTCCAAAGGCGGATAGCACGAAGAAGCGCAGATGAATTGTAAAACAGCGTGCGACACGACATGCGACTACAGCTTAACGAAGCCTGCTAGACATGCGCGATTTTTAACTGGAGACTACATGACCATGAGTGACAAATATACTGATGAAAAGACACAAAATGGCAAGATAGCGGCCCATTTCTAAAGGCTCAAGGGAAATGGCGTGTTTAATTTTATTGACGCTGGAGTTTCGATCGTAGTTGTGCGTGACGAACCGAGCTGCACGGCTTTGCGCTGCTTCAATAGCGGAGATTAGATCTTCCTGATACGGCGACCAAATGGACGAGGCATAATCGATCTGCGGGCAAACGAAAGACATGTAAGCAAGTTTTCGAACGTCGGATGGGCAGCTCCCTAAGATGCAGCGAAGAAATCCTTGCGTAGCTTTCGCGGTTATCTGTTCAATATGGGT harbors:
- the LOC119462230 gene encoding LOW QUALITY PROTEIN: protein TsetseEP-like (The sequence of the model RefSeq protein was modified relative to this genomic sequence to represent the inferred CDS: deleted 1 base in 1 codon) produces the protein MDKLRKGTPQAPPQNAAEVTKNHPAMNERRPTGTNGAHAQVILQPPWAPLRQRSPPPRPKPQVKQHTLPIDARPCPVPPSVTRPVYLPVPQPVPQPVPRPVPRPVPRPVPRPVPRPVPQPVPQPVPQPVPQPVPQPVPQPVPQPMPQPVPEPVPRPVPRPVPRPVPRPVPQPVPQPVPQPVPQPVPRPVPRPVPRPVPRPVPRPVPRPVPPVDKFS